CGCACGAAGAACTTGTGGACCAGGAGGGACACTACGCAGAATCCTGGCGGAATCAAGTAGAGCACGGATGGCGAGCGGCCGATACAGGACCGGAAAACGCTCCCGTCTCCCCACCGGTCTCATCGGGCACGCCCCCACAGTCCTGACGGCCATCCCTAGTTAAAATTCCTGCAGTACCCCCTATTCTCAAGCCCTAACGTCGACCCGACATGGCTTCCCTCGATGATTCCATCGCGGCAACGAATTCGTTCGCGAGCGCCGAGGTGGAGGACGAGCGCATCCTTCTGGATCCCGAGACGGGAACGTACTACGGCCTGAATCCGGTTGGCGACCACGTGCTCCGCATGGTGGAGGACGCAGAGACGGGGAGCCTCGCAATCCGCAGCGTCGTCGATGCCTTGCACGACGCGTTTCCGGACGAAGACTACGAGCGTATCGCCGAAGACGTACTCACGTTCATCGATGAGATGGAAGACTTTGACCTTCTTCTCGTGCGCGACTGACCATCTCATCCAGGCACCCCGCAAGCGTTAAAGTCCGCAGTGCCACCGTGAGTATCTAGCCTCTATGAGCGGAATTGCTGGCATCTGCTACACGGACGAGCGCCCCGTAGACCGGGCCGTCCTTCATCGCCTCTTGGAGGCCCAGTCCCATCGAGGGCCAGACGGATGGGGAGTGCAGTGCAACGCGTCCGTCGGCGTCGGGCATCTCGCGCTACGGACGACCCCGGAAGCGGCCCACGCCCCCCAGCCCCTCGTGGGCCCTGAGGGGGATCTTGTGCTGACCGCCGACGCCCGCATCGACAACCGGGACGAACTGATCTCAGAGCTGGGCCTCCGGCGCAGCGACGATCCACAGGCAACGGACGCGGGGCTGATCCTGGATGCCTACCGGCAGTGGGGGGGCGAAGCGCCCAGGCACCTCCGAGGCGCGTTTGCCTTTGCCATCTGGGACGGGCGCAACGATCGTCTCTTCTGCGCCCGGGACCGGATGGGGCTGCGGCCGTTTCACTACTGCTGGTCTGAACCCCGCTTCGTGTTCGGGTCCGAGATCAACGCTGTACTCACCCATCCTGCGGTGTCCTGCGAGATCAACGACACCCGCGTCGCCGATTTTCTGGCTCGGATTCACTTGAGCAAAGAGTACACGTTCTACAACGACATCCTGCGGTTGCCTCCCGGTCACCGCGCCGTGATCAATCGCGGAGGCCTTCACGCCGACGCGTACTGGACGCTCACGCTTCCTGAGGAGCGGGCGCTTGGCTCCGATGAGGCGTACGCCGAGGCGTTCCGGGAGGTGTTCTCGAGTGCCGTCGAAGACCGACTGCGGGCCGAGGGAGACGCAGGGGCGTTCATGAGTGGGGGCCTCGACTCTTCCTCCGTCACCGTTACGGCCCACGAGGTGTCGTCGGACCCCCTTCACACCTTCTCGGCGATCTACAAGCAGGTCCCGGAAGTGGACGAGAGCGAATACATCCGCGCCGTGCTCGATCAGGGCGACTACCGGGCCCACTTCGTTGAGGGAGGCGACCACGACCTGCTGGAAGACTTTCCTGGCTATCTTGCGTCTCAGCAAAAGGCCACTCTCGCTCATACGCCGTCGCTGCTACAGTTGCTGCACCAGGAGGTGCAGGACGCCGGGCTCAACGTTGTTCTCGACGGTCACGGAGGAGACGAGGTTACGTCCCACGGACACGGCTACCCTGGGGAATTGGCCCGAAACCGACGGTGGGGGGCACTGATCCGTGATCTTCGCGGCAACCTCCGGGGTGAGGAAAGGTCTTGGCCAGGGGTGTTTGCCGCCTACTGGCTTCGCTACGGGCGGCTGCCGAACCGAGTCGGGATGGGGGTGCTTCGCCTTCTCCAGTCGGCCGGGCTGTCTGTTGGGCAGAAGGAGACCCTCCCCCAGCTGATAGACTCGGGCCTGGCCCAGCGCACGCAGATTGCCGACCGGCGGCACCGTCACCATAAGCAGGCCCCTGCGTCCGCTCCGACGGAACGCCGGTGTCATTTTCGTCAGGTATCCGGCACGATTCAGCCGGGCGCCCTGGAAGAGCTTAACCAAATGGCCAGCCTGCGGTCCGTGGAGCCGCGGTTCCCGTTCTGGGACCCGCGTGTCGTGGACTTCTGCCTCTCCCTGCCCTCCGAGGTGAAGCGCAAGCGAGGGGTTGGGCGGCAGATTCTGCGGTCCGGAGTGGGGTCGGTGCTCCCCGAGCAGGTTCGGACCCGCACGGACAAGGCCGAATTTCAACCCAGCGTGGTTCAAAGCCTCACCCGCTCCGCACTCGATGTGCAGACCGTCATCGAGGGCATGGAGGATTCCTTTGCCCCGTACATGGACGTGGAGGTCGTTCGTTCTACGGTAGATCGGTTTACTCAGGCTCCATCAGCGGCCCGGTCGGTAGATCTCGTCTCGATTTTACAGGTTCTCCGGCTTGGGTACTTCTTGGATCATCGAACGAAATCCAAAAGATGATATCTGTAGGCGTCTCCTTCTCTAGCCTGATTTTTAGTTAGATTGTTTTACAAGTCAAAGACACAGCACACGAGTATGGATTCCTACACTCCTCCCTCAGTAACGAAATACGGAGACGCCCATGAGATCACCGGTGCAGTCGGTCACGGGTGGCATTTCGACGGCTCTTTTTGTCAGTTAGACGAGGTGTTGGACCCAGACGAGTGGGGGCATACTCATCGGCAGGATCCTTCTTAAACGGCAACGGTGGCAAACCTAGGGCCTCTCACTGCATTAGATACATGGAAAGTCGTAGTGAATTTGCTCCTGCCCCATACTACGTTGAGGAGAAGCAGTGTCCCGTTTCCAGTCAGGTCATCGGGCTGGTTGATGGCTTCGAGTTGGATCCTTGCCAGAATAGACATCCCTCTTACCCCACAGGTATTTCACTGAACAGGTGACCACCTCACTTCTCATTAGTGAAAACACTGCCCGTCCCAAGACTCATCCTTTAAACACCCTCAACCACCATGACGCTTCTTGCCAATGGATGTGTCGCATGACAGTCCCCTCTTCAGCTATGAGGCACATGGGCTCTGTTTCTCATCCGACTTTTCGCTAAAACGGCTCCGTCCCCAGTCAACTTACGAAAAGTCTTCCACGGTAGAAGTCACTCTTCACCGCGGGGAAAAGCTAGAGACATCCGAAGTTGAGGCGAAAACATGCATAGAATGCTGCAGTGACTTCATTTGCATCCGTTCCCGGTTCGGGAGTGTGGAGATTGGGCAGGACACAGTGAAGCTCTTTCCCAGTCAAGGGACGACACATCAGTCTCTGTTTGAGTACTACGCTGTGTACATCGCAGCCTTTCTGCTCCACGACCGGGACTACCTGACGATCCATGCAAGCGCCGTTGAAATTGATGGTGGTACCATTGCCTTTGTCGGACCGAAGGGCGTGGGCAAGTCAACCACGGCTTCGCTATTCTACGAGCAGGGACACAGGCTCCTCTCCGACGATCTGATTGCCTGTCGCCCCTCCTCGACGGACGCTTCCCCACATGTCGACCCGGGATTCCCGTGGATGAAACTGGGCGAACGTTCGCTCAGCGAGGTTCTCGAACGGAGTGGCGACAAGTTGGAGTGGACAGTCCCGGGCTCTTCGAAACGGATCGTTCCCATCCACGAGCGTCAGCCGGATTCTCCCTTGCCCCTGCGACACGTCTACGTGCTCGGCTACCACGAAGAGAGCTCAGACCAGCAGGAGGTGAAGATCAGACAGGTTGGGACCAAGCAGGCGTGCTTGGTCCTGCTTTCGAACGCGTTCGTGCAGATGTTCTTGGAAGAGACCGGCGCAGATCCGGAGCACCTTGACCGGTGTGCGGCGCTGGCCCGGCGAATTCCCATGTCCGTACTTAGCCGCCCGCAGTCGATGGACGCTCTCCCTTCCGTATACCACACAATTCTGGATGACATCAGGGCCACGCGCCCTTCGGACAGCTCTGAAGACCGCCCGCAGTAGAGAGGTGTTCTTCATCCTGTTCGGTTGGCTTCAGTCATCAGTTGGGAGAGCGTCCGCTCCTTAGTCTCCGCCTCACTGGGGAGAGCATCTTCGTTCCGGAAGCCTCCTTCGGAAGTGTGAGCAATACCCCTGTCGGGTCAGACTGGTGAAGCCCTCTTCAGGGACTTTCTGATCTCCTCCCGCACAATTGCGGATGGCCAGCTCCGCTTCTGATAGGCGAGGGCTCGCTTCCTTGAGCTGTCGGCTGCACCGGCACCAACCTGTTTCAGTCCCGATGAGGATCGCCAGAACCCCGCGACAATCTCTCGTTGCCTGTTCTTGCTTAGGCGAACGTTCGGCACGCCGGTCATCGACCGAACAGCCGTCCGGCCGCGGGCCCCAGCTGTACTGCCTCGAGTCCTAAGAAGCGAGACCCTTGAGGTGGGTGCGGCCCGGGCCTGAACCCGCTCATTCAGCGCCTTCATGCCCCGACATGCCGTCGAACCGGAGAACCCTCGTCCGTGTAACTCGGTGCTGAGGTCTTTGCCCAGACGGGCGTATACGCCCTCCGTCACCATTGGCATCGGTGCCAGTACGCTTCTCAACGTCGGTATGTCTCCCTGGCCGAGCTTATGCTAACAAAACCCTTCTCCGAACCCTGATACTGTCCGAAGAAGGTCGGCTGAGAAGAGTCTTCTCGGTCGCGCGGCACTCCTGTGCCCCTTAGTCTCAGGGTGAATCGCCATCCGCGCGCGAGCCTACACAAACTGGTGTAAAAATCCTTTTCTACATGCGTAACATAATGAGTACGGTGTGAGTGCTCCCCCACGGCGGGGGAAGGTCCCCAATATCCCAAACAATAATATCGCTCTTGCGCTTAGTCATACATAACTTCTCTAAAGAGAATCGAAAGTGGCGCTCGAAGCAGAACATCGAGTCGGTGATTCCGGCCCAAAACGAGAATATACCGGACTCCCGACCTGTGATGTGTAAAAATATGAACGCCGAGACGTTGTCGAGCGCACAGCGGTTCGCCTGAAGGAGCGACGGCGACTCCTCGCTACGTCGTTTCGTTGTCGGGCACCTTCTCCACCAGTCCCTCTTCGCCTAGCTCCTGAAGAAACGAACGTACGTGCCGCAGCGCCTTGGCCTCCGGGGTCGCCCATTCCGCAGCAATCGCGGCCGCAATGGCGCTGGCATCGCGGCCCTGGGCAAGGAGCTGCCAGATGCGGTGCCCGGTCTCGTTGAGGGAGTAGTACTGCTGCGCCTCCAGGTGGAGCAGGACCGACTCGTCTTCGTCGATCGTGGTGGAGACGACCTGGGAACGGGGACGGTACGAACGCATGGGGGCTGCAGAGGCTTGTGACATATCATCGGTTAATTGAAAGAACGGCTCCGGCGACGAGGAAAAGCATTTTGTCGTAGGGACCGAAGAGGCTCGTGTCCATGCTGCCCGACTACCAACTCCACGGCCTTCGTCTGCGCGCCGCTGGTGGCAGCCCTGCGGTACGAGAGCGGCTGCGGCGGATTCTGCGCTACAAGGGCGCCGAACCAACCAGGGCGGACGCTGGCGCCGACATTCGACTCGCGTTCGACGTACACACGTCGCTCAAGACGCCCACAGGCACGGCGCGACACGTCGGCACAAGCGCCCAGTGCGGGATTGAGGTCTGGGACGCGCCGGAGCAGATGGTCCTGGTCCACGAGAACGCGACCGCCGTGGTCGATCCGGAGAGCGGCTGGGCCGAAGGCCAGGTGCATCCGGCTCTGCTTGAGGACCCGGATCAGGAAGAGCGAGACCCGCTGTTTCATCTCGTGGTCCTTAGTCTCGGCCTCCTGCTCCGACACCAGGGCTGGTTTCCACTGCACGCCGCGGCGCTCGCCCATGAGGGCCGTGGGGTCCTCCTGCCGGGCCGGAGCGGGCAGGGCAAGACGACAATTACCTTGAGCCTGCTCCGCCACGGGTGGGCGGCCCTGTCCGACGACACAGCGTTGCTTCGAGCCACAGGCAATGGAGTGAGGGCGCATGCCTTTCGGCGGCCCCTCTGCGTGGATCCGGGCGCAGCAAATTGCTTTCTCGAGCTCGACGGCCCCGACTGGCCCGCGTCCCTCAGCGACGCGTCGAAGTGGCAGGTCGGCATTGACCGTCTGTACCCCGGGCAGTCCGAATCGACCTGCACGCCCCGCCTCCTCGTTCTGCCCACGATTGCCGACGCGCCGACGAGCCGCGTGGAACCGATCGGGCCCAAGCCGGCGCTCGAACAGCTCCTTGCCCAAAGCGCGTTTTTCCTGTCGTCGCGTCCTGATGTGGCCGGCCGGCACCTGTCCGTGCTCCGTCGGCTCGTCGACCAGACACACACCCATCGCTTCTACGCGGGCCGCGACGTATTGGAGGAGCCCCGAACGGTGCACACGCGTCTGGCTCCGCTGCTGCCGGACGGACCAGCCTCCGACGCCGTGTCCGGGTAAAGCCAGGGATTGGAAAACAGAGTCCATGTCTCCTATGGTCTTATCCGCTTCGAGAAGGAACCAATCTAGGACCGCGCGCCGGCGAGCCCGTACCGTTCGTCGCCTTGAGCCCGATCCAGGGCCCATTCGAACGTACGGGCAGGTTGTCTCTCCCAGACAGGGCTTTACAGAGGGGCCAGGCAGGTCCACGCATTATCGTGGCGACACCTGCTCCCGTGGCGGTACTCACTCCACCACCGTCAACTTCTGAGCTTGTGTGCGATTCTCCGCCGTCAGGCGCACGAAGTATGTGCCGCTCGGCAATCGGTTGGCGTCGAGGCGGACCGTTTTCATCCGCCCGGTCGGCGGAGGGCCGTCGTGCAGCGTCGCGACCTTGCGCCCGAGCACGTCGTAGACCGCCACGGTGGCCGTGGAGGCTGTCTGGACGCCGAACCGGAGGGTCGCGGCCTGCCGGGCCGGATTGGGCGAGGGGGGCGTCAGGCGGAGGGGGGCGTCCAGGCCGAGCGTCACTGCCGCCACGTCGGAGAATGATTCGGTGCCGTCCAGGTCCCGTTGCCTCAAGCGAAAGCGGTGCGGGCCCGGAGGCAGGTCCGGTGTGCGGACCCGGTAGGTCTGCGGCCGCTGCGTGGTCCCGGCGCCCTTCACGAACTGCAGCGTCCGCCAGTCGGCCGCCACTGTCGAGTCGCCCGGCGCGTGCTGCACCGCAAAGCCTGCGTTGTTGGTTTCGGTGGCCGTTCGCCACCGCAAAAGAACGGCATCGTCGGTCGTCGAGGCCGCGAAGCGGGTCAGCTCGACCGGCAGGACATCGCCCGTCTCGATGTTGAGGTAGCGCTCGAAGGTCTCAGTGCTAGAGCTCGTGTGTCCGATTAGGCGGGCGTGCCAGAACTCCTCGGACGGGATTGGCGCGTCGGTCCAGAACAGATTTCCGCCGGAGAGGAGCGTCGTCAGCCGATCCGGTGGGTACGAATCGACGAGGTCCTGTCCGCCGTCGTTCAGCACAATCTGGAGCGCCTCGTCGCTGTCGATGAAGCCCTCCGGAATCGGGCCCATCTCTGGAAGAAGGCCGGGCCCCGAGGTCGTGTCTACGTCTGCGCTCAACGGATCGATCGTCACCGTTGTCCCCAGATCCTGCGACGGCGAGTAGAACCGGTACGTCCAGGCGTAGGCGGTGCCGTTGGGCCGTGGGCCCGTCTCGGCCTGCACCCACCGGAGCTGCGAGTCCGGCGCGTAGTGCGCCGCCGAGTCCCGGGCGACGGGCAGGTTGGGCGCGGCGCGGGCGGTGGTGCGCGGGAACTCGAACAGTTGCAGGTCCACCCCGGTCTGCTCGCCCCCACCCATCTCCACCGCATTGGGCGAGCCGTCCCCGTCGGGGTCGTGGAAGCCGAGCGCGTCGATCGTCGTGTTCGAGCCGTTGGTGTAGCGGACCGCGATGGGGACGTAGGTGCCCGGCCGCACGAACTCCACGCCATAGTCCCCGGACGATCCGATCAGCGCGTCCCCGCCCCGAATATTCCAGTCGGTTTCCTCGATCGAAAACTCGTCGAGCAGAAGGACCTGGGTAAACGGGCCGTTGCCCGCGGCCTTCGGTCCAATCGTTCGGACGCGGGCCTGAGGGGGGCTGGAAGGGAGTGATCTCGCCTCGTTCATCTCAGGGTCAGTTTCGGCGGCGTCGAAGACGAGGTGCCCGCGTCCACGCTGCCGTAAGCCCTTGGCCAAAGTGCGAAGAGTCGGGCGCATGTCGGACGCCGGGGAGGAGAGGAATTTCTGAGCGGGCACGGGCGCGCTGACCGAGCCGGAGATCGTGCCCTCCCCAGCGTCCGGGGCGGTCGTGTAGCGCAGGGCGTACGGCTCCGCCATTGGCGTTCCGCCCGCACTTTCCACGGCGTACACCAGCCAGGTGTAGTCGACGTCCGGCTGGTGGCTGACCCGAAAGCGCACGTGGCGGGGGACATCGTCGCCCCCGCCACACGGACCCGCAAAATTGAGACAGAGGGAGACGCCATCGATCGACAGTGAGGCGCGGGGCGCCTCCACGAACCGCGAGTCCCAGTCGGTACTCACGCCGATCTCTTGGGCAAACGAGAAGGCCACGGTGTCGGCGAGGGACACACCGGCCGCGCCGTAGGCCGGAGCCGACTGCTCTACGACGAAGTCACTCTGCGCGTGGGCGCCGCCGCAGAGCAGCCCGAGAACGAAAAGACACGTCACATGTCGCATGGCAGAGGGCAAGAGGCAGGGAGAGAATCAGCTTGCGGTCGACTCGAAGAAATGGCGGTCCCCCGTGCCGCGGATCAGGTCCGTCTCGCGCCGCAGCTCCGGCTTGACAAACGGCTTGCGCGGGTCTTCGGGGGCGTCGGGCTCATCGGGCTGTGAAGAGGATTGGGCATCGGAGGACGGAGTGTCGGAAGGCATGGGCAGTTG
This portion of the Salinibacter grassmerensis genome encodes:
- a CDS encoding PqqD family protein — encoded protein: MASLDDSIAATNSFASAEVEDERILLDPETGTYYGLNPVGDHVLRMVEDAETGSLAIRSVVDALHDAFPDEDYERIAEDVLTFIDEMEDFDLLLVRD
- the asnB gene encoding asparagine synthase (glutamine-hydrolyzing), with the protein product MSGIAGICYTDERPVDRAVLHRLLEAQSHRGPDGWGVQCNASVGVGHLALRTTPEAAHAPQPLVGPEGDLVLTADARIDNRDELISELGLRRSDDPQATDAGLILDAYRQWGGEAPRHLRGAFAFAIWDGRNDRLFCARDRMGLRPFHYCWSEPRFVFGSEINAVLTHPAVSCEINDTRVADFLARIHLSKEYTFYNDILRLPPGHRAVINRGGLHADAYWTLTLPEERALGSDEAYAEAFREVFSSAVEDRLRAEGDAGAFMSGGLDSSSVTVTAHEVSSDPLHTFSAIYKQVPEVDESEYIRAVLDQGDYRAHFVEGGDHDLLEDFPGYLASQQKATLAHTPSLLQLLHQEVQDAGLNVVLDGHGGDEVTSHGHGYPGELARNRRWGALIRDLRGNLRGEERSWPGVFAAYWLRYGRLPNRVGMGVLRLLQSAGLSVGQKETLPQLIDSGLAQRTQIADRRHRHHKQAPASAPTERRCHFRQVSGTIQPGALEELNQMASLRSVEPRFPFWDPRVVDFCLSLPSEVKRKRGVGRQILRSGVGSVLPEQVRTRTDKAEFQPSVVQSLTRSALDVQTVIEGMEDSFAPYMDVEVVRSTVDRFTQAPSAARSVDLVSILQVLRLGYFLDHRTKSKR
- a CDS encoding PqqD family protein, yielding MRSYRPRSQVVSTTIDEDESVLLHLEAQQYYSLNETGHRIWQLLAQGRDASAIAAAIAAEWATPEAKALRHVRSFLQELGEEGLVEKVPDNETT
- a CDS encoding T9SS type A sorting domain-containing protein, which gives rise to MRHVTCLFVLGLLCGGAHAQSDFVVEQSAPAYGAAGVSLADTVAFSFAQEIGVSTDWDSRFVEAPRASLSIDGVSLCLNFAGPCGGGDDVPRHVRFRVSHQPDVDYTWLVYAVESAGGTPMAEPYALRYTTAPDAGEGTISGSVSAPVPAQKFLSSPASDMRPTLRTLAKGLRQRGRGHLVFDAAETDPEMNEARSLPSSPPQARVRTIGPKAAGNGPFTQVLLLDEFSIEETDWNIRGGDALIGSSGDYGVEFVRPGTYVPIAVRYTNGSNTTIDALGFHDPDGDGSPNAVEMGGGEQTGVDLQLFEFPRTTARAAPNLPVARDSAAHYAPDSQLRWVQAETGPRPNGTAYAWTYRFYSPSQDLGTTVTIDPLSADVDTTSGPGLLPEMGPIPEGFIDSDEALQIVLNDGGQDLVDSYPPDRLTTLLSGGNLFWTDAPIPSEEFWHARLIGHTSSSTETFERYLNIETGDVLPVELTRFAASTTDDAVLLRWRTATETNNAGFAVQHAPGDSTVAADWRTLQFVKGAGTTQRPQTYRVRTPDLPPGPHRFRLRQRDLDGTESFSDVAAVTLGLDAPLRLTPPSPNPARQAATLRFGVQTASTATVAVYDVLGRKVATLHDGPPPTGRMKTVRLDANRLPSGTYFVRLTAENRTQAQKLTVVE